A stretch of the Corylus avellana chromosome ca6, CavTom2PMs-1.0 genome encodes the following:
- the LOC132185471 gene encoding disease resistance protein Roq1-like yields MMFAKPISSPMSAASPLSKFDGSTITDPTLYRSTVGSLQYLSLTRLDLSFAVNKHIQTLTGRDAPMIINQLLDIVPFSAEIYSHGVPKSSPWNEAQFIDKIVQDVSIIVNHTYFQVAKHPVGIESRVREINSLLSVDQMNDIRMVGILGAGGIGKTTIAKAIYNSMASQFEGSCFLENIRENSKHKSDLVKLQNTLLSKILEDTMKVDSVDEGITVIKRRLCSKKVLLILDDVDNQLVQLDKLAGKDDWFGPGSMIIITTRDRKVLTNHGVVDALIYKVKELDWYEASELFCWNAFQRNQPTDGFVEVTKHAIHYAGGLPLALEVLGSHLYGEDIQQWKSALMKYKRIPIKDIQEILRISYDGLHEDEQNIFLDIACFFKGKSKDYVKTILASSDCFPDASIPVLIQKSLITIDVSGCLAMHDLLQDMGREVVRQESQVPGERSRLWFHEDVRVVLQNDLGTNKIRGILVDLPKGEDMVDLSSKAFEKMRSLRLLMVTPNARFSTGLNFLPNTLRVLDWPNCPLESLPSNFRGMNLNVLRMPRSPLKELKEIKNFQSMKIMDFSYCEFLKVFPDVSTISNLEDLKFDGCTNLIEIHHSVGFLDKLVHLSLRKCYNLSRFPRRLKSKSLKRLSVQGGSRLEYFPKIECQMECLETVIFADTGIKELPSSIAYLIGLRTLNITGSKNLMHLPSSIYQLQRIEKIFVNGCSNLVTISDKMRDIGQYMLSKESEISLDPDNLLPLLPPTNSSVSNDDCSLIVFPKKVFPQIYELRLQNCDLLGSSFFTIFNCSSTLKLLNLSRSVIVTIPPCIERFVSLLVLDLDNCKQLQKIPSLPPNIKAVSAAGCMSLETFLEEPQTSQLFSTWSYPEVIRYETTCLTRGPVGSGAPSATYQNVQTVAIAQPLKGCCEARYFDCVVSGNKIPDWFNYHKKVSNSNSCEIDIDEHADMFGEFTIIAFSAVAETVVGIKYVEGKNVRHGITAYVITRGVKICCVRSNFSKPASDFVWMQFHVPHHSFELGNVGHVRVKFEGIKNVRLKSCGFHLVRLCNKKAIDLIDGLQLKKRPRDDGPYGDGIRKKRRHEHYEKRHYTSWRMVWRV; encoded by the exons atgatgTTTGCCAAGCCTATATCATCTCCAATGTCAGCTGCTTCCCCTTTAAGCAAGTTTGATGGCTCCACAATCACTGATCCCACATTATATCGTAGCACAGTGGGCTCTCTTCAGTATCTATCTCTCACACGGCTAGATTTGTCATTTGCCGTAAACAAG CATATTCAGACTCTGACTGGGCGGGATGCCCCGATGATCATCAATCAACTTCTTGATATTGTACCTTTCTCGGCAGAAATCTACTCTCATGGGGTTCCAAAAAGCAGCCCATG GAATGAAGCTCAATTTATTGACAAAATCGTTCAAGATGTCTCAATAATCGTGAATCACACATATTTCCAAGTTGCCAAGCATCCGGTTGGAATAGAGTCTCGTGTACGGGAGATCAATTCACTTTTAAGTGTTGATCAGATGAATGATATACGCATGGTGGGGATCTTAGGAGCcggtggaattggtaagacaactattGCTAAAGCTATCTACAACTCGATGGCTTCTCAGTTTgaaggtagttgttttcttgaaaacattagaGAAAATTCTAAGCACAAATCCGATTTGGTCAAACTACAAAATACACTTCTTTCAAAAATCCTTGAAGATACTATGAAGGTTGATAGTGTTGATGAAGGAATTACTGTGATAAAGAGAAGGCTTTGCTCTAAAAAGGTACTCcttattcttgatgatgtggataaTCAGTTGGTCCAATTAGATAAATTGGCTGGAAAGGATGATTGGTTTGGTCCAGGAAGTATGATCATCATAACCACAAGAGATAGGAAAGTATTGACTAATCATGGAGTAGTTGATGCTCTAATATATAAGGTAAAGGAATTGGATTGGTACGAAGCTAGTGAGCTCTTTTGTTGGAATGCTTTCCAAAGAAACCAACCTACTGATGGTTTTGTGGAAGTAACGAAACATGCAATACACTATGCTGGGGGTCTTCCACTAGCTTTAGAAGTGCTAGGTTCACATCTGTATGGTGAAGATATCCAAcaatggaaaagtgcattgaTGAAGTACAAAAGAATTCCTATCAAAGATATTCAAGAAATACTTAGAATAAGCTATGATGGATTGCATGAAGATGAGcagaatatttttcttgatattgCATGTTTTTTCAAAGGAAAGTCGAAAGATTATGTTAAAACAATATTGGCTAGTTCTGATTGCTTCCCAGATGCTAGTATCCCGGTGCTTATACAAAAGTCTCTCATAACCATTGATGTTTCTGGCTGTTTGGCAATGCACGACTTATTGCAAGACATGGGTAGAGAAGttgttcgacaagaatcacAGGTACCTGGCGAACGAAGTAGGttgtggtttcatgaagatgttcGTGTTGTCCTTCAAAATGATTTG GGAACAAACAAAATTCGAGGCATATTGGTAGATTTGCCTAAAGGAGAAGACATGGTGGACTTGAGTTCCAAGGCCTTCGAGAAAATGAGAAGCTTAAGATTGCTTATGGTTACCCCTAATGCACGTTTTTCTACCGGGCTCAATTTTCTTCCTAATACATTAAGAGTGCTTGATTGGCCTAATTGTCCTTTAGAATCTTTGCCATCTAATTTTCGTGGAATGAACCTCAATGTTTTAAGAATGCCTCGGAGCCCCCTCAAGGAATTGAAGGAAATCAAG aattttcaaagcatgAAAATTATGGATTTCTCTTATTGTGAATTCCTAAAAGTATTCCCGGATGTTTCAACGATTTCAAATTTAGAGGATTTGAAGTTTGATggttgtacaaatttaattgaaattcaCCATTCTGTTGGATTTCTTGATAAGCTAGTTCATTTGAGTCTTCGGAAATGCTATAACCTTAGCCGTTTTCCGAGAAGGCTCAAGTCGAAATCTCTAAAACGTCTTTCTGTTCAAGGTGGCTCAAGGCTTGAATACTTTCCTAAAATTGAGTGTCAGATGGAGTGTTTAGAAACCGTCATCTTTGCCGACACCGGTATAAAAGAATTGCCTTCATCTATTGCGTATCTCATTGGGCTTAGAACATTAAACATAACCGGTAGCAAAAACCTTATGCATCTTCCAAGCAGCATTTATCAGTTGCAACGTATAGAGAAGATTTTTGTCAACGGTTGTTCAAATCTTGTTACGATTTCAGATAAGATGAGGGATATCGGACAATACATGCTCTCAAAGGAATCAGAAATTTCATTAGATCCAGACAACTTACTCCCATTGCTACCTCCTACGAATTCAAGTGTTTCTAATGATGATTGTTCATTGATAGTATTTCCTAAAAAAGTATTTCCACAAATATATGAGTTGCGTCTACAAAATTGTGACCTATTAGGATCAAGTTTCTTTACGATATTTAATTGCTCCTCCACATTGAAATTATTAAATCTATCGAGGAGTGTTATTGTTACTATTCCTCCATGCATCGAAAGATTTGTTTCCTTGTTGGTGCTTGATTTGGATAATTGCAAGCAACTTCAAAAAATTCCAAGCCTTCCACCAAATATAAAAGCAGTGTCTGCAGCGGGGTGCATGTCATTGGAAACATTTTTGGAAGAACCACAAACATCTCAATTATTTAGTACATGGTCGTATCCAGAGGTTATAAGGTATGAAACAACTTGTTTGACACGAGGACCTGTGGGCAGTGGTGCTCCTTCTGCAACCTATCAAAATGTGCAAACTGTGGCAATAGCTCAGCCATTGAAG GGATGTTGTGAAGCTCGTTACTTTGACTGTGTAGTTTCGGGAAATAAGATTCCAGATTGGTTCAATTATCATAAAAAGGTTTCAAATAGTAATTCATGTGAAATAGATATTGATGAGCATGCAGATATGTTTGGGGAGTTCACAATAATTGCGTTCTCTGCTGTTGCTGAAACTGTTGTTGGAATAAAGTATGTAGAAGGAAAAAATGTTCGACATGGAATTACGGCTTACGTCATCACTCGCGGTGTAAAAATCTGTTGTGTTCGATCAAATTTTTCAAAACCGGCCTCAGATTTTGTATGGATGCAGTTCCATGTTCCGCACCATTCTTTTGAGCTTGGAAATGTTGGTCATGTGCGAGTTAAATTTGAAGGTATAAAGAATGTGCGCTTGAAAAGTTGCGGATTCCATTTGGTACGTCTGTGTAACAAGAAGGCGATTGATTTAATAGATGGACTTCAACTTAAAAAGAGACCTCGT